A single Macaca mulatta isolate MMU2019108-1 chromosome 15, T2T-MMU8v2.0, whole genome shotgun sequence DNA region contains:
- the LOC100428848 gene encoding olfactory receptor 13C7-like, which yields MNRSNEASPMLGFILLGLSAHPKLEETFFVLILLMYLVILLGNGVLILVTILDSRLDTPMYFFLRNLSFLDICYTTSSVPLILDSFLTPRKTISFSACVVQMFLSFAMGATECVLLSLMAFDRYVAICNPLRYPVVMSKAAYVPMAVGSWTAGITNSVVQTSLAMRLPFCGDNVINHFTCEILAVLKLACADISINVISMVVANMIFLALPVLFIFVSYVFIIATILRIPSAEGRRKAFSTCSAHLTVVIVFYGTILFMYGKPKSKDPLRADKQDLADKLISLFYGVVTPMLNPIIYSLRNKDVKAAVRNLVAQKHLTE from the coding sequence ATGAACAGGTCCAATGAGGCCTCCCCTATGTTGGGGTTCATTCTTCTGGGCCTCTCTGCCCACCCAAAGCTGGAGGAGACATTCTTCGTGCTTATCTTGCTGATGTACCTGGTGATCCTGTTGGGCAATGGGGTCCTTATCCTGGTGACTATCCTTGACTCCCGCCTTGACACACCCATGTACTTCTTCCTCAGGAACCTGTCCTTCCTGGACATCTGCTATACAACCTCCTCAGTCCCCCTTATCCTTGACAGCTTCCTGACCCCCAGGAAAACCATCTCCTTCTCAGCCTGTGTAGTGCAGATGTTCCTCTCCTTTGCCATGGGAGCCACAGAGTGTGTTCTCTTGAGCTTGATGGCGTTTGATCGCTACGTGGCCATCTGCAACCCACTTAGGTACCCTGTGGTCATGAGCAAGGCTGCTTATGTGCCCATGGCTGTCGGCTCCTGGACAGCTGGTATCACCAACTCTGTAGTACAGACATCCCTAGCAATGCGACTTCCCTTCTGTGGGGACAATGTCATCAATCACTTCACCTGTGAGATCCTGGCAGTTCTAAAGTTGGCCTGTGCTGACATCTCCATCAACGTGATCAGCATGGTTGTGGCCAACATGATCTTCCTTGCACTCCCAGTcctgtttatttttgtctcataCGTCTTCATCATTGCCACCATCCTGAGGATCCCCTCAGCTGAGGGGAGGAGAAAGGCCTTCTCCACCTGCTCTGCCCATCTCACTGTCGTGATTGTCTTCTATGGGACCATCCTTTTCATGTATGGGAAGCCCAAGTCTAAGGACCCGCTGAGGGCAGACAAACAGGACCTTGCAGACAAACTCATCTCCCTCTTCTATGGGGTGGTGACCCCCATGCTCAACCCCATCATCTACAGCCTGAGGAACAAGGATGTGAAGGCTGCTGTGAGGAACCTCGTGGCTCAAAAACACCTAACAGAGTGA